A stretch of DNA from Tachysurus vachellii isolate PV-2020 chromosome 4, HZAU_Pvac_v1, whole genome shotgun sequence:
ATAgacaatggatataaaaagtctacacagtCATTACAATGCATACATTTAAGCAAAAGCAATATTCCTATTATCTGGTTGCATAAGTCTGCACACCCTTGTATAATTATGGATGTGGCTTTGTACAGAattaaccaatcacattcaGTGTCATGGTCAAAAGTAATTATTATACAGATGTCACCAATAAAATTGTTCCGACTGACCCAATAAACATCTGTCTGCAGTATTTTCTTATCTTTTTGGTCTCGTCTGACTGCTGAAGATGATGCACAAATTATGGTAAGGTATAAAATATTAGAGGAGTATAATTAATTTCCAAAACATAAGATATTTAATGaaacacagcaaaaacaaatcatcaacaaacagaaaacataaacacaacagcaacatCACCAAGAACTGGTAAGCTGCCAAGAGACCTATGTTAtcattaaaggagctgcagaaATATAATTAGTATATATAGTACTGATATTTTCTGACTGTCTATTCTTCACTTGTCTGTGCTATAAATACCAggcttcatttcatttttccaaaacaaacaactttcattttaaaaggagtgtgtagacttttaatattcattgtgtgtgcacgcacatatacatttaataaataatcatttgtaTGGTCATTATTTGAAAGAGCTTTTAGTGTAAATATAAGTAAATGTAATAAGCTTCTGCACTCTGTCTAAACAAAACAGTCATAATCTTTAACTGACCTTAGTTGAACTCTGAAATTAAGATGACAGTATATAAGATAACAGCTTTGTATGAATATTTGAGCACTAGTGTTTCTAAAATAGTTCAGTGAATGGCCTGAATGATGTCATTTTGTCACTATAGGGACAGTGCTTGGTTTATGTATTCCCCTAATATTTTGCACACAAGGTggaataatgtttattttcattttacataATTCAGTGACCCAGCACTATCCAAAAATGATATGGCATTGCAACTGAATATTCAGCATCAAAATACGTTTGTTAGGTTTGTTTCATTCACATTGCATGCTGTCACGAAACTCTCCATTATCTTTACAGGAGCAACTTCCCTACAGTGACGCCAATGACAAAGAATAGCACAATTATAGCGATGACCCTGATGCTCAAGCCCTCGTCCTTCACAGTGACAGATGAAGGTGTGGAATGCTGAGCTGCCATCACTGTGTTCTTCCTCATCCGCAGACAGTCATCTTCCTGCTAAGTATAAGAAATAGGGACTGTGATGTACTTTTCCATAGTATTTAACACTCGATCCTTCATCttgtcacacatacagtattatgtcATATTTCAAGCTATCTGCCAGCTAGtctatgaaacaaaaaaattaccctgatctgtttgttttcttctcttaGTCGTTGCACCTCCACCTGAAGTCTTCTGCACTCTTCCATAATCCTCTTCACATCTCCATCATCTAAACTGGACCCCAACTTCATGGACAATGTGGATGAATCCGATTTAAAAAAACTAGAGGAAATCATCTTACTTGTGTCCATATCATGCTATGAACAGTttgcgcacacacgcacgcacacacacacacacacacacacacacagagagtaaaCTCATGAGATTAAATCTGATCATCTAAAAGGAGAaagtacaaacatacacacttcacagaaatgcaaaatacacactcactgttcaCTTTCATGCAggtatctaatcagccaatcgtgtcagtagcgcaaaaaaaaaaaaaatcataatagcGATGAACACAGCAATCACATCAAAAATCATAATGAGAAATCATAATGAGTTTTGAGGGAGGAAGTACCATTTTAATAAAGACAGGCCCAAGGAAAACCTTTAGGTTTGTTTAAGCTGTCAGAAAGGATATATTACTCATGTCATCATTCTTTACCACCATAATTAAGTTAtatcagcatgcacaaaacatcaaaacttTAGGTGGATgaactacaacagcagaagacatcaggttccactcaaGAACAGACATCTGAGGCTACAATGGGCATATGCTTGACTGATCTGGGGCCATCATGGGCAAAGTCTATCCTTAGATTCTTGTTCTGAGCTGAGATGGAATGTCAGCTCAGATGGAATGTCATTCTTTGTTGCTTGTGAAAATCAGTGGTTTATACTGTAAAATCAGTGGTATATGTAATATCAGATCAGTGATTATACTGATACCAGCCTACAACTATTCCACAGCtacagtcacagagatcaccaTCACCACATTTTTAATCCCTTCTgttgtttgatgtaaacattaccagaagctcttgacctgtatatGCATGAtttttgcattgtgctgctaCCATATAATTGGCTGATTTGTTAACTCCATGAATGTACACTGTGTGCACAATTATTAGGCAAGTGATTATTTTGACCATATCATCATTTTATCCATAATTTCCAACTCCAAGCTATATAAACTTGAATGCTTATTGGATTTAATGCATATCAggtgatgtgtatttgtgtaacgAGGGAGGGTGTGGCCTAAGGAGATCAACACCCTATATCAAGGTGTGCGTAATTATTAGGCATAATCTTCTCCTCAGGAAACATGGGCCAAAAAAGAGATTTAACTGACTGCACAAGGAATGTGTCGAGAAGAAAAGATGCAAATTAACTGCCAAAGATTTGAGAAGAATCAAACATTATCCCATTATCCTCCAGTGCTGCCATATTCCACAACTGCAACCTACCTGGAGTGTCAAGAAGTATGAGGTGTTCAAttctcagagacatggccaaggtaagaaaggctgaaaccCGACCACCTCTGAACAAGCCACATAAGTTGAAACGTTAAGaatgggccaagaaatatctgaacaCAGATTTTTCAAAGGTTTTGTGGAATCATGAGATGAGTGTGACCCTTGACGGACCAGATGGCTTGGCCCGAGGTTGGATCACTAACGGACACAGAGCTCCACTTCAACTCAGAAggcagcaaggtggaggtggggtacTGGTATGGGCAGATATTATTAAAGATGAGCTAGTTGGACCTTTTCGGGTTGAAAATGGACTCAAAATCAACTCTCAGACCTACagccactctcactctcactcactcattttctaccgcttatccgaactatatcgggtcacggggagcctgtgcctatctcaggcatcatcgggcatcaaggcaggatacaccctggatggagtgccaacccatcgcagggcacacacacacactacggacaattttccagagatgctaatcaacctaccatgcatgtctttggaccgggggaggaaaccggagcacccggaggaaacccccaaggcacggggagaacatgcaaattccacacacaaggcggaggcgggaaacgaacccccaaccctggaggtgtgaggcaaacatgctaaccactaagccaccgtgcctcccgaCCTACAGCCAATCAATTTTTAGAATACAttttcttcaagcagtggtacaggaaaaaGTCTTCATCTTTCAAGAAGACTTTGATTTTTATGCAAGACAACGCTACATCACATGCATCAAAGTACTCCACTGCGTAGCTGGCCAGTAAAGGCCTTAAAGATggaaaactaatgacatggcctccttctTCACctgacctaaaccctattgagaaCTTTAGGGCCCTTCTTAAGCAGGAAATTTACAGTGAAAgtaaacagtacacctctctgaacagtgtctgggaggctgtggttgcggCTGCACAAAAAGTTGATTCTGATCAGATCAAGAAACTGACTGACTCCGTGAATGGAAGGTTTGTGACTGTTATCGAAAAGAAGGGTGGCTATTTTGGTcactgagggtttttttttttaatttcagtgaTAGTTGCCTAATAACGGTGTGCATATAAATATTCTCCTAAGAAACCCAAAACTTCACTTTTACTACTTAAATGTTCAGGATTGAGGGTTTGTTAACATTTTGGATTGACCAAGAACACTGTAGTTGTATAATAACAAaagtaatcctcaaaaatacaacttgcTTAATAATTGTGCACACAGTGTATAGTTGTacatgtgttaataataaaatggaaaGTGAGTGTACAACATTTGTTTTCACGTTGACACAAACATTTCCATAGTATCTTGATCAGAGGGATCATACGTTTTTGGTTTTTGAGTTAGTGGTTTTAAAAGCATTGATACCGTTTTCTCATTCTCGTTTGGAATTTCAAAGACACATCGCAGCTTAGAGTCCATCAGTTCCTCTGGCTTGGCCTCCTTCCACTGTatgagaaaaggagaaaaacaagaaaaatgtgAAAGAAGTAGACAGTAGACAATAAAAATGGTCTGCAAGAGTAACTAGAATGTGCAGTTCCTGAAGAAACTGTGACTAAGACACAAATCTTCAGCATTCAGTGGTtgctcacacacatttaatttacataaattctGCACATAcatgatcagaatcagaatcagatttattggccaagtgtgttgacacacacaaggaatttggttccagctgtttgtgactctcaaaagtacagacataaataacactatactatataaactatacaagacaatgcagacgatgagatacaatatagacagaatgagtattaaatatgaatatagaatatgactgatcagttatgtacataaagtgtaggagtgcaaataacaatattgtgcaatattatgctttttgtacaatatacagcagaagtagtgtgtaatatacagatgatgtgatgactgacagttctgataatgcagcacttatgataagaagcagtgaatataattatggtgagttgttgattagggtgattgcctggggaaagaaactgttcctgtgtctggcagttttagtaagcaaagttctgtagcgcctgccagaagggaggagctgaaagaggttgtgtccagagtgtgaagggtcagtggtgatttttcccgcccggtttctggttcttgtgtcgtacaagtcctggagagtgggcaggggggcgccaattatttttctgctgtttttaccgTGCGTTGCAATCTGTTGCAATCtattttgttgctgcaccaaaccagatggtgatggatgtgcacaggacagattcaatgactgcagtgtagaacagcaccaacagctcctgtggcagactgtacttccttaattgacttaaaaagtacatcctctgctgggcctttttgatgatagagttcatattgcactcccatttcaggtcttgggaaatggtagtgcccagaaacttgaaggcctccacagatgacaccgggctgttggatattgtgagggggagtagtgttgaggggtctttcctaaagtccactatcatctccacagttttgagggtgtttatctccagactgttctgactgcaccatagcaccagccgctttacctcctgccggtatgcagactcatggccatcttggatgagaccgatgagcgtagtatcatctgcaaatttcaggagtttaacagtttggtcacttgaagtgcagtcatttagtatagagggagaatagaagtggggagaggacacatccctgtggagcgccagtgctggctgtccgaatgctggaggtgacacccagtctcacctgttgtttcctgcctgtcaggaagctggtgatccactgacagatggaagggggtatagtgagccttaggagtttggagtggagaatttccggaattattgtattaaaagccgaactgaagtcaacaaacaaAATCCGGgcatatgtccctgggcagtccaggtgttgcagaatgtagtgcagtccaatgttgactgcaTCACCCACTGATGTGTTTGCACGGTAGGCAAACTCTAAGCATCTTCCTTGGCTTGTTGaagttttttcagtttggctgtgaaccatggcttgttgttactgtatttgcagaagGTTTTGCAGTGCATCAATCACGTTGGCCTGCGGTGGGATGTAAACTCCGATCAGAATGAATGAGAATTCCCACGGTGAATAAAACGGTTTACAGTTAACGAACACTGATTCCAGGTTTGGgctgcagtatttattcagcactGTGACATCTGTACACCAACGTTCGTTAATGTAGAAACAGATTTCGCCGCCTTTCATTTTACCCGATAGCACCGTTACACGATCCGCTCGGTGTAAGTGGAAGCCCGAGAGAAGTAATCCACTGTCCGGGATTGAGTGACTGAGCCAAGTTTCAGTAAAACAGAGAACAGCGGAGCATGAAAAGTCCTTGTTTGTTCCATTGAGAAGAAACAGTTCGTCCATTTTGTTCGGCAGTGAGCGGAGGTGTGCCATGTAGAATCGATGGGAGCGCAGTTATAAATCCCCTCTGTCACAGCTTCACTAGCGCACCGGTGCGCTTCCCTCGCCGGCGTCTCCTCCATGTACCATAGAGCGCAGCTGCTCCTCCAACTAAGATTTCCAAAAAACTGTCTGGGTTTGGGAAAACTGGTGAAAAGTTGTCTGGAGTGAACTGCCCGATGTTAAGCAGTTCTTCTCTAGTGTAAGTTATCACTAGTGAAAGTACTAGAGAGAGAGTCGTGCCGAGGCGGTCATCTGCGGCGCCATCTTGAACACTTGTGTGACATTTAACACATTATCCATATTTCGCAAAGGTACAAATTTTTCACTTTTCCTCATTAACATTACCAGTATGAGAAAAAAAGAGTCTCTTTTCCCTATCTATAATGGCAGATAACAGAAGCAGGAAGCAGAACCTTATGCTTTTAGTACTTATGATTCTGTAGTGTTGTTTGAAGGTGACTgtgctaattaattaattaggtCTATGTTAATTAGTTCTCACAGATGTCTAATCAAGAGTAGTCATGGTTTCCTCTCAGGTATAAATTGTGGGCAGAGCTTACTAAGATATATTTAAGGTATACTCCGCAGGAAATAGAGGCAAAAATGTTTAACAGTAAGACACAAAATGTAGATAGATATTTTTATGTAGTTTATGTAGATTGACTACTATAAGTTTATGTAGATTGTTACATCTTTTTCAGTTAGACATATGAATTCCCTCTCAGTGTTTTCTCTACAAAcagcatctctctcactctccttaAGGTAGAAAAAATGTCTATGCATTTTTGCTATATTATCTAGCAACAGTTTTTAcactgatggtattcttagtctgtGATCTAATTAACCAACATTGATATATCAATTTTATAGAAACTTCAAAGCACTGTTGTAAGTTGCACTGGATAAGGGCATTTGACACAtgcagtaaatataaatgtcagCTCTCTGACAAACTccagttctttttattttatttctttttcagttctttttgATCCTCTATGATCTCTGACTGATAATGCCAGTTTTTTGAtgggaacatttaaaaaatctggTAAGCCTGACACGTACGCTTATtctggttgaagacctacttcttttttttaaatgttgtcttttgttttgaaaaTATTCACCACCCAATGACAGGTTCAATTAATGACACTTTGAACACTGACCTGGTGCAAAAATGTGTAGATCAGGTGGGAACCATTTAATTTATGgttgttttaaaaacatatgCATTTAAAGCCAACGCTGGTGCTGCCAGACACTTCAAATACCTTGGAAACTTCCAGAAGGACGATATACAGTAAAATGGAAAAGCTGCTTTGGCTAGTGTTTAAAGCAATCATAGAAAATGCTACTGAGGTCAGGAAGAGAGGGTAAGAAAGACAAACTGGTTTGCCAAGGTATCAGGagtcttttatgttttttgtacaTAACGtatatattttgttgtatttgaataaatatttattttacatggtgtatttttttatgtacacaTGTATGGTGCATGTACAAGCAACAGAAATAAAGTAAGATTTATTTGCAggataattaaaaaagaagtgGAATTTTATAGTAGAAGGCCTAGACAATTACCTATAAACAATATatgaattaaaatttatatataaacatatatatagacatatatagacacacacacgcacacgatTTTTTTACACAGACATTTATAACATAAAAGCAAATGGTAATCTTAAATCCCATTCCTGAGTGCTTGTCCAGAGGCATAAACATTTAGAGGAGTTACCTTCaatcactaaaattctgtgtaaggttactCAGAGATAAAATGTTTCCAAATGGCAAAAAAAGGCATAATTCCCCTAGAAATGGAACAAGTCTCTAAGAATAATCAGCCAACTTCCAGAAATAGCACGCAGAGCTAAAATGGTACCACCAAACCAAGAAATGTCACAAACTTTGTCTCCAAATGGCATATTAATGAGCAAAATAAAAGATAGAAAATGCAAAACATGAACACAAGTGAAACAAAGATAGTAACAGTCAGTACCATGTACCATCTGGCCTGTTCAGGTTATGTTGCAGATGTAGGAACACTGGCTCTCCTAATGGCTGAAATGGGTGATACAAAATACTGACATAAAATGCTTCTCTGGGGAAGGGGTAGCTCCAAGTGGATGTTGAGGGAGAAGGCCCAAAAGAAGAGTgtacacagtatgacatgtaatgaaatgtgttttatgactgATCCTTATGAAGTTAAATTTAAGTATAAGGAACAAGATAGTAAAATGGGTGCAAAAGAGAGATACAATTGAAAcgtaatacaaaaatataaaaataaataaaataaaaaataaaaacatatctgTACAATAAGCAGTGAAAGGATGGAATGTGGATGAGtgttatatttacaatttagatatatacagggcagatatatatttctatacatgACAGTATGCAAAGTAATATTAAAGTGAAGTGTGCAATGTATACTGTGCAAAAGCGTCTGAGGTGGAGAAGACGCTGCCAAGCCTTATTTACCACAGTGTtagtgttgatgtgacaggaccatgaCAGCTCCTACGAGATTTGAACACCTAGGTAccagaaactgtccactctctccactggggtcctgTTGATCGTGAGTGGTTGGTAGTTCCCCTCCTGCTTCGTACTGAAGTCCACTGTCAGCTCCTTGCTGACAGTGAGAAGGAGATTGTTCGTCTGGCACCATGTCTCTAGGCTTTTAATCTCCTGTAGGTATGCTGTCTCATCATTGTTTGGAGATGAGGCCCACCACAACTTGATGTTGGTGTAgctggaagtggccacacagtcatgaGTGTGCAGAGAgcacagcagggggctcagtaCACTACCCTGGGGTTGTGGTGTGGAGGGAATTATGCAGTTAAATGCTTGAATAGTTAAATAGTTGACAAACAGCATTTTCATATAATTGCCATTTCTGCTGTCCAGGTGGCTCAGGGCAGTGTGGTAAAGGTATGTGATGGTGTCCGTGGAGTGTTTGAGACGGTACACAAACTGAAGATGGCCTAGACAGTGAAGAAGGAATGAAGTCTCTGACTAGTCTTTCGAAGCAATTCATCAAGACACAGGTCAGGGCTACAGGGCGATAGTCATTAAGGCAGGCGGGCTGGGGTTTCTTCGGGACAGAAACAATGATGGATTGTTTGAAGCACGTGGATATTACACATGGGAGAGGTTGAATATCACTGTGAACACTGGTGCTAGCTGGTTGGTGCAGGCATTCAAGACCCAACTTGTGATGCCCTCTGGTCCTGCTGATTTCCTGGTGTTTACTCTCCTGAACGCCTTCCTCACGTCATGCTCCAAGATCGTGAACGTGTTTTCTGTTAGTGCTGTTAGCTGCAGCCTCGAAACTAGGCTCGTCTGCCAGAGCTCGTCTTGGCTGTTCAGCTCGTCTGCCAGAGAAGTGTCTGCATTAACTGCTCTGGTGTTTTGCAGTCCGTTCTCAGTCCCCAGTCTCTTTTGTTGCATTAGCCGTGTGTTTTGCATCATTGTTATGCTGGAAAGCCCATCCAAAACCTCCACAACATCCACTCTTGATGTAATGAAGTTGGCCTGTCCCCtcagcagaaaaacaccccaaagcaaaatgtttccacctccatgtttggTGGTGGGGATGGTATTCTTGGGGTCATAACGAgcattcctcctcctccaagCACAGCAAGTTGAGTTGATGCCAAAAAGCTAGACTTTAGTCTCAACTGATCACAACACTTTCACCCAGTTTTATGAATCATTCAGATGTTCATTGGCAAACTTCAGACAAGCCTTTACATGTGCTTTCTTGAGCTGGGGGACCTTGCGGGCTCTGCAGGATTTCAGTCCTTCACTGTGTTGTGTTACCAATTTCTTGGTGACTATGGTCCCAGCTACTTTGAGATCATTGACAAGATCCTCCCATACATGTATAATTCTGGGCTGATTCCTCACTGTTCTCATAATCATTGAAACTCCATGAGGTaagatcttgcatggagcctCAGACCGGGGAAGATTGAAAGTTAATTTGTGCTTCTTCCATTTGCAAATAATTTCACTAACTGTTGTCATCTTCTTACCAAGCTGTTTGGCGATGGTTTTGTAGCCCATTCCAGCCTTGTGTAGGTCTACAATCTTGTCCCTGACATCTTTGGCCATGtttttggtcttggccatggtAGAGAGTTTGGAATCTGATTGATTGCTTTcttggacaggtgtcttttgtACAGTTAAACAGCTGAGATTAGAAGCACTTCCTTTAAGTGACTGGTCCTAATGTCAGCCAATTACCTGTATAAAAATCACCTAAGAGCCAGAAATCTGATATTTTTTCAAGTATTTATAGTTAGTTGGATCTCAAGGATTAGAAATAGTAGTAATGTCAGTCTCTGATGACATATGAACTCCAGTTCAACTGGTCTAAACTAAAGATGTGTGCAGGTTAAAGCTAGTGTAGAAGAATTTTAGTGTTCTGTACAGAGCACTGACTAAAACCACACTTAATACCTCAGATGAATTAGAAGGCCTTGTAAATAAACCTTGTAAAGGCCTTGTCCCCttcaaaagtattggaatgGCATAACCAATTTAGTTGTTTTCTCTTATACTCTTCAatagaatatacagtagatagatagatagagatgatgaagatgagagaacagaatttcagcttacatttcctgatatttacatctatatttaaatatcttttgTTTGAACCCATCTATATTTCAAGTGATCAAAAGCATGGAGAGGACTTCATTCTTTTCCTTGTTAGATCGACTGTTTAAACAGTTAATCGTACTGAATATATAACCTTAGTTTGAGACCTGAGTAATGTCCCATAAGTTTTGTACTGTGAATGCTGCATTTAATTTGTTGCATAGAAAAGCCTGCCATTGTAAAGCTGAGAATAGAGGGAATATTTAACATAgccattttataaaacattggGCATAGCAAATACAGCAATTTAAAATTCAAGGGAAAATAGAGAACAGGTGAAGGTATCATATTACACTGTATAATGAAGACTATATTACACTtataataaagcaaaaatatatgTAGTGCCCACACCATATGCAAGGTACACATCAGCTTTTAAGAACTGTAAGGTAATTATtcagaaaaatatatagattgAATGCATAGCGCAAAAGATATGGAACCAAAATTAAACCCTATCAAACTGATGAAAAACCCAAAGTGTTGAGAGAAAATAATtatctgctcatgatccaaaacacacaagaATATCAGGGAAGCATGGTAGAGGTAGCATAATGGTTTGGGCTTGCAAACTCATGATAATCGAAGCACCAGGAATTCAGAACTGTACAGAAACCTAATTTCTGCCAATTTACAGTGAAATGCAGCCAATCAAATTTGTAGGAACTTAGGAAATTTTGGAAGGTTTAAAGATGGtcaagtcaatcaccagacctcAACACAACTGAGCATGCATTTCACCTCCTTAAGAGCGGAAGTTAACCCTCCCCACCCAAAACAAATAGCTGAAAGAAGCTGTAGTACAAACctggaaaagaaacaaaaatgaagaaTGCAACTTACTACTTTTGCTAAATACTAAGTATTACTTTCTCTGAGAaaatctgtttctatacttttgcTCACCTAAAAGTTGGGTGGTCTGCCACAAAAGGTGCCATGATCCAAGTTGTTTAATGCATCTAGATATAAATATCagtaaattaaagctgaaattctgagtTTTATCTGatcatacacatcatatgatcaaacccaaatgtctacactcacaaaagtcttgtcacctatccaagttgtagaaacaacaaataataacttgacttctagttgatcaaagccctcatcactcctcgcactgcaccccgcaccctccgatctaccagcactgctcgactggttccaccatctctcagggtaagaggcaagtatactacaagactcttctatgttctggcaccaaggtggtggaatgaacttcccctaggggtccggacagctgagtcactggctattttcaaacggcggttgaagacctacttattcaggaaacacttcaactagcacttctttccctatcttttgcatgtattttaaaaaataaataaataaatacatacatacaaatttcattgtaactttgaacaatgttttaaactcatggtatcttaactATGTAACCTAGTGTACCAGCATTGATGTATCCAATAGAGATAGAGATTGCTGTAAAtgttgatcatttggaatcagaagtggtttatatgaaaggcaaaggcctctagattatgcttattttaccaaaataaaatcttatcatgccttgatttttaattatttaattagtacAGAAAGGACAGACTTTGTGTGaacaaaagtcttgtcacatCTTTAAAGGATTCAACCAATCTCAGATTAGAGCATCACCTGTGAGAAATACTGCAATTAACACATTCCCAGGTGTGTAGAAGAAGAACCTCAGCACAACCAACCTTCATTTGAAATGCATCCTGACCTCTGACAGCATGTCAAAGATTCAACCACAGACCAAAGTACTGATCATCAAGAGCCTTAAGACCAAGTCTCCTGCTGAGGTGGCAGACATCTTTAATGTATCTAAACGTCAAGTGGAGAGGATaagaaaaagatttgaagaaACAGGAGAAGTTCATGACAGGCCCAGGTCAGGCAGACAACTGTTTGAGAGGACCGTTTGTTGGTTCGACAGTCCAGGGCCAGACCTTTTTCAACTGCAGCAGAGGTACATAACAACTGGTCACCAGAAACCCCTGTATTAAAAACCAGCATTAAACAGAAGACAACTAAAAAAATCGTGTTGCATTTGCCAAGGCCCACAGCTTGCAGAAAGGATGGactgtggaaaagtggcagaaGGTTGGTTTTTCCAATGAATCATCTATTGAACTGCATCCCAATCGTCgcaaatactgcagaagaccTATTGGAACCCGCATGGACTAaagattcacacagaaaaaGTTCGGTGGAGGAAAAATCATGGTTTGGGGTTACATTCACTACGG
This window harbors:
- the vapb gene encoding vesicle-associated membrane protein-associated protein B/C isoform X1: MARPEQILILEPQHELKFRGPFTDVVTTTLKLSNPTDRNVCFKVKTTAPRRYCVRPNSGVIEAGTSVNVSVMLQPFDYDPNEKSKHKFMVQSLMAPPDMTDMEGLWKEAKPEELMDSKLRCVFEIPNENEKTHDMDTSKMISSSFFKSDSSTLSMKLGSSLDDGDVKRIMEECRRLQVEVQRLREENKQIRQEDDCLRMRKNTVMAAQHSTPSSVTVKDEGLSIRVIAIIVLFFVIGVTVGKLLL
- the vapb gene encoding vesicle-associated membrane protein-associated protein B/C isoform X2 — translated: MARPEQILILEPQHELKFRGPFTDVVTTTLKLSNPTDRNVCFKVKTTAPRRYCVRPNSGVIEAGTSVNVSVMLQPFDYDPNEKSKHKFMVQSLMAPPDMTDMEGLWKEAKPEELMDSKLRCVFEIPNENEKTHDMDTSKMISSSFFKSDSSTLSMKLGSSLDDGDVKRIMEECRRLQVEVQRLREENKQIREDDCLRMRKNTVMAAQHSTPSSVTVKDEGLSIRVIAIIVLFFVIGVTVGKLLL